GGACATCGCTTAAAAAGAGGATTTCTCCTCACACCATTCGCCATTCCTTCGCTACCCATCTCCTGAACCGGGGGGCTGATCTCCGTTTCATCCAGGAGTTCCTTGGTCATTCGAGTCTTGCTACCACTGAGCGCTACACCCACTTGAGCTTGGCAAAGCTCCGTGAGGTTTATGATAAAGCCCATCCGCGGGCAAAAAAGGAGGATGAAGGGAGGTAGACTATGCTGGAAAGGTTTTTTCGTCTGAAGGAAAACGGTACCACGGTATCTCGTGAACTCACCGCTGGTGCCACCACCTTTATGGCAATGTGTTATATCATTTTCGTTCAGCCGGTCATCCTTTCCGCTGCTGGAATGGATAAAGGGGCGGTGATGGTAGCAACGGTTCTTTCCTCCGCTATCGCCACCTTGATAATGGGCTTTTACGCCAACTACCCCATAGCCCTTGCCCCGGCAATGGGACACAATTTCTACTTCGCCTTCACCGTGTGTGGGGCGGTGGCGATGGGTGGGTATGGTTACTCCTGGCAGGTGGCGCTTGGTGCCGTTTTCGTCTCTGGAGTGGTGTTCATCATTCTTTCCTTTTTTGGTTTCCGGGAGCTGATCGTCAACATCATTCCCCCCTCGCTTAAGTATGGCATTGCAGTGGGGATCGGACTGCTCATCGCCTTCTTGGGCTTCGAGTGGTCGGGGTTAGTGGTGGATACTCCGGGGACATTGGTCGGTTTGGGGGATATAAAGAGCCCGCCAGTGCTCCTTTCCCTGTTCGGATTGGGGTTGATCTTCGTGCTTTATCTTCTTCGGGTTCCAGGGGCGATAATCCTTGGGATGATAGGAACCGCCTTGGCAGGACTTCTCTGCGGTCTGGTGCATTATTATGGGATAGTGGCAAAACCTCCTTCTATCTCCTCTACCCTGTTCAAACTCGATATCGCCGGGGTCTTTCGGAGCGTTGATTTCCTGAGCATCGTCTTCGTCTTCTTCTTCCTCGATCTCTTCGACACGGTGGGAACACTGGTTGGGGTATCGGAGCAGGCGGGATTCCTCAAGGAAGGGAAACTTCCCCGGGCGAGGCAGGCTCTTTTCTCCGATGCGGTGGGTACTGTATCCGGTGCCCTTCTTGGTACCTCGACAGTTACCAGCTATGTCGAAAGTGCCGCTGGGGTGGCAGCCGGGGGAAGAACTGGCCTTGCCAATGTCGCCACCGCGGTACTGATGCTTTTATCTCTCTTCTTCTATCCGGTGGTGGAGATGGTGGGTGGGGGTTATGAGATGGCAAAGGGGGTTACCCTTTATCCGGTGATCGCCCCAGCGCTCATTATGGTGGGTAGCTTTATGATAAGGGGGGTGAGGAAGATAAACTGGGACGACCCAACTGAAGCATTTCCCGCCTTCCTCACGATGCTCGTTATGCCTCTTACCTTCAGCATCACCGAGGGGATTGCTTTTGGCTTTATCTCACTCGCTTTTCTGAAGTTGATCACGGGTAGGGGAAAGGAGCTTCATTGGCTGATATATCTCTTCGCTTTTTTATTTGTCCTTCGCTATATCCTTACTTAGGGCGGTTTCTTGACATTCCGCAAGGCGAGGATTATATTACATCATAAGTGGATGAAAGGAGGAGGTAATTTGGCTTTTGATGGAGATTATCGATTTAGGGGGACGACCATCCTTTCTCTTCGCCATCAGGGGAAGGTGGTGATGGCGGGGGATGGGCAGGTGACCTTCCAGGATACAGTGATAAAGACTACTGCGCGGAAGATAAGGAAACTGTTTCACGATAAGGTGCTCGCCGGCTTTGCTGGTTCGTCGGCTGATGCCTTAGCCCTCTTTACCCGGTTTGAAGGGAAGCTCGAGGAGTACCGGGGAAATTTGGGAAGGGCGGCGGTGGAGTTAGCCAAGGATTGGCGGACCGATAGAACCCTTCGCCGGCTTGAGGCACTCCTTATCGTAGCGGATAAGGATAGCTCTTATCTTATTTCGGGAACGGGCGATGTCATCGAGCCGGATGATGATCTGCTTGCGGTTGGTTCTGGTGGGGCTTATGCTTTGGCAGCAGCGAAGGCGCTTCTCGCCCATACCGATCTTCCTCCCCGGGAGATAGCCCTTGAGGCGATGAAGATAGCTTCGTCGATCTGCGTTTACACCAACGACAATATAACGATAGAGGAGTTGTAAATGACCATTCCGCTTCCGGGAAAACCACTTCCCGAGGATGAAACTGGGGTGTTAAAGGTGCTTGAGGGGGAGCTCACCCCAAAGGAGATCGTCGCCGAGCTTGATAAGTACATAATAGGACAGGACAAGGCGAAGAAGGCAGTGGCGATTGCCCTTCGCAATCGGCTCCGGAGGAAGAGGCTTCCGCCGGAGCTTGCTGAGGAGGTCTACCCCAAGAATATCCTGATGATTGGTCCCACCGGGGTGGGAAAGACCGAGATAGCGAGGAGGCTTGCCCGTCTTACCAGATCTCCCTTCATCAAGGTGGAGGCGACCAAGTTCACCGAGGTGGGCTATGTGGGACGGGATGTGGAGTCAATGATCCGTGATCTCACCGAAATAGCGGTCAATATGGTACGGGAGGAAAAGAGAAAAGAGGTAAGGGAGAAGGCGGAAAAAAGTGCCGAAGAACGACTTATCTCCCTTCTCGTCCCCCCGGGGACGGGCTTTTCCCCTGAGGATGAGGTAAGGGAGCGGGAGATAAAGGAAAAGATCAGAGAGCAATTAAGGGCAGGTTTTCTCGATGATCGAAAGGTAGAACTCGAGGTGACCGAGCGTTCCTTCCCCAGCTTCGAGATAATAACCAGCTCCGGCGTCGAGGAGATGGGGATAAACATCAAGGACCTCCTCCCCGGCTTTTTAGGGGGAAAAAGCAAACGGCGGAGAATGACGGTGAAGGAGGCGCGGGAGTACTTGATCAGCGAGGAAGAGCAGAAGCTCCTCGATATGGATGAGATAGCAAGGCTTGCGGTAAAACGGGTGGAGAATTCGGGCATCATCTTCATAGACGAGCTGGATAAGGTGGCGGGAAGGGAGAAGGGCTACGGTCCTGATGTCAGTCGGGAAGGGGTGCAGAGGGATCTCCTTCCTATAGTTGAGGGAACCACGGTTACTACCAAATACGGCTTGGTCAGAACCGATCATATCCTTTTCTTTGCTGCCGGTGCCTTTCATGTTACCAAACCGTCAGACCTCATCCCCGAACTTCAGGGGAGGTTTCCCATCCGGGTGGAGCTTGATCCCTTAGGAAAGAAGGAGTTCATCCGCATCCTCACCGAGCCGAAGAACGCTCTGGTGAAGCAGTATACCGCTCTCCTTGCTACCGAAGGGGTGAAGCTTGTCTTCACCGACGATGCGGTGGAGCTGATAGCGGAGTATGCCGAGATGGTGAACGATCGCGCGGAGAACATCGGTGCGAGGAGGCTTCATACCATTATGGAGAAGCTTCTTGAGGAGATATCGTTCGCTGGTCCCGAACTCGCTGGCAAGGAGGTGACGATAGACGCCTCCTATGTGAAGAAGATGCTTGAGGATGTGGTTGCTGATGAGGATTTGAGTCGGTATATCCTTTAAGTTTCACTTTCTGATGAGGATGGGTAAAAGAAGGGGGGTTTTTCTTTTTGCCGTTTTTCTGCTTTCTCTCCAGCTTGCCTGTGGCAAGAAGGGAAATCCACTCCCTCCGATAATAAGGAAACCCCTTTCTCCCTCTAAGCTCTTTGTTAAGGAGGTGGGGAAGGAGGTTTTTATCTCATTCCTTCTTCCAGCCAGCTACACCGATGGGGCATCGCTTGAGGTAAAAAAGGTAGAGGTCTATCGGGAGGTACTTCCTTTACCTTCGGATAATCCGGCGAAACGGAAAGCGGAGCTCTCCCGGCATTTGAAGAAGTTCAAAGGAAAAAGGTGGCGTTTGTTGGAGGGAAAAGAGCTTAAGAAAGCGCTCCTTAAAAGAAGGGTGTTTCTGAAGGATACCATTGACTTAAAAAAAGAGGGGGCTGTCGCCTATCTCTATGCGGTTCGAGTGGTGGACCCAAAGGGGAACAAGTCGTCTTTTTCCCGTCCTGTTTGTCTCATCCCTCGGTTGGTGGCAGAGCCACCAGCCGATCTTTCCGCCACGGTAGAGGAAAGTGAGATAAAGCTTGCCTTTTCTCCCCCGAAGAAGAACATCGACGGCTCAAGCCCTCCCCTTTTTCTCGGATTTAATATCTACCGCCGGGAGGAAGGAGGGTTCCTTTATATCTCGCCCCGAAACTCAAAACCCTTAGCCTATCTCCCCAAGGGATGGAAGGTAAGTGGAGTGATCGGTTTATCCCGGAATGAGGAAGCAGGAAGAAAGATACTTTCCTTCATCACCGCTGAGGGTACCAAGGCGCTCATCACCAGGGAGATCGATCTTTCTTCGCTAAAAAACGCTCTTTCTGGGACAATTTCCGTCTCCTTTTCCGCCCGGGTGGTTGGAGAAGAGAAGGTGGTAGGGAGCTTTAGTTTTGAGGCAAGTCCTAAACCGAAAGAACCGTTTAAAGAGGAGAGGATTGAGTTCTCAAAGGATTTTTCCTCTTTTTCCTTCAACTGTAAGCTATATAAAGGACTTTCTCGATTGATGGTTAATATCACGCCGTCTCGCTCTCCCAATGGTTTTAGATTCGAGATCGCTGATTTCAAGGTGAGTTATCTTCCGGAGAAAGGAAAGGAGAAACTGCTCCTTAGCGACGAGATCGCTCTTCCCGAGAGGGTCGAATTCGCGGATAGAAGTTTTTCCTTCGGCAAGACCTATTACTATATGGTGCGATCGATATATTCGCTGGGGGGGATGATTTACGAGAGCCCGGATTCTGAGGAGCTTAAGGTAGTGGCGAAGGATACTTTTCCCCCACCTCAGCCTCAGGGTCTTACCGCCATTACCGGCGATGGAACGGTTCATCTTTCGTGGCAGAAGGTGGAAGCTCCCGATCTGATGGGCTATAATCTCTACCGTAAGAGAAGAGGGGAAAAAGATTTTGTAAGGCTGAATGAAAAGCCGATTCTTGAGCCGATGTTTAATGATCGCAAGGTCCTGGTGGGAAGGGTTTATATCTACTTTGTAAAGGCGGTGGATAGGGCACGAAACGAGAGCAAGCGTTCAAGGGCGGTTATGCTGACGGTTAGATGAGTTAATAATTTTTTTAGGAGGGAGAATGAAAGGGATTGAGTTTTATAAGGTCTCAGGGGGAGGGAACGATTTCATCGTCGTCGATAATAGGGAGGGTCAGCTTCCAAGGATTTTCTTGGCCTCTATTCCCGCTATCTGCACCAGGAGGTTCTCTCTTGGGTCAGACGGGGTGATCCTGATTGAACATTCATTGGATGCCGATATCAAGATGCGCTTCTTCAACCCTGATGGGAGTGAGGCGAAGCTCTGTGGCAATGGTATTCGTTGTTTAGCCCGGCTTGCCTATGAAGAGGGCTTTGTCTCTTCTCGCAAGATGAAGATAGAGACTACGGCGGGGATTATGGAAGCTGAGGTATCGGGGGAGATGGTACGGGTCAAGGTTCAGCCTCCTGCTCCTCCGTCACTTTTCCTCGTTCTCGATGTCGATGGAGAGCGGGTTGAAGGACATTATGTTGATGTCGGCGTTCCCCACTTCGTGGTGCCGGTTCTCGATCTCGATCGGGCTCCGGTGGTGGAGCTGGGAAGGAAGATTAGGCATCATAAGCATTTTGCCCCTGAGGGAACCAATGTGGATTTCGTCCATCCTGAGGATGAACATCATCTCCACCTCCGTATCTATGAACGAGGGGTGGAGGAGGAAACCCTCTCCTCGGGGACAGGATGTCTTGCTGCTTCCTGCGTCTTTGCCGCTCTGGGCAAGGTTTCTTCCCCTGTTAGCTGTATTCCCCCAAGTGGGATAGTGAATATCATCGATTTCTCCTACGATGGGAGGGTGTTCCGGGATGTATTCCTTGAGGGAGAGACGCGGATAATTGCTAAAGGAAGACTTCTCCCCGACGCCTTCCTTGGTTGATGTTTTTCTTTTGATTATTCCTCGAAGATAAGAACCCCTTTATGCTATAATTATCTCCTTTTATGTTATTGAGGGGTTCAGTATCACTTAAAAACCAAAAGAGGTGAGGTATGGAAGAGAGATTATCAGCCATCATCTCAGTGATAAGGGTTTGGGTTTGGGGTCCACCGATGCTTATCCTCCTTGTAGGGACCGGGATATATCTTACCTTGAGACTGCGGGGGCTTCAGTTCACCAAGTTGTGGCACTCTCTTTGGCTTGCCCTCGTAAAGAGGAAGGAGGATACCGAGGAGGCAGGAGATATATCCCACTTTCAGGCGCTTATGACCGCTCTTTCCGCCACCGTTGGTACGGGGAACATTGCGGGAGTGGCTACCGCGATCACCGCTGGAGGTCCTGGTGCCCTTTTCTGGATGTGGATAACCGGCTTCTTCGGAATGGCTACCAAGTACTCCGAGGCGGTGCTTGCGGTTAAATACCGTGAGGTGGATAAATTTGGGACGATGAGTGGTGGTCCGATGTACTACATTTCCAAAGGGCTCAACCTGCCCTGGCTGGGGGCGATCTTTGCCATCTTCGCCTCCATCTCCGCCTTTGGCATCGGTAATATGGTTCAATCGAACTCGGTGGCGGATGTGGTTGAGGCTACCTTTGGCATTCCCTTTTGGGTGACCGGGCTCATCCTCGCCTTTGCCACCGGGCTGGTCATCATAGGGGGGATAAAAAGCATCGGCAGGGTGACGGGGACGCTCGTTCCCATAATGATAATCTTCTATTTCGGCGCTGCTTTGTTGGTCGTCTTCATCAATTGGCGAATGATACCAGAGATATTTCGTCTCGTCATTACCAAGGCATTCACCCCGACTGCTGCTGCCGGTGGTTTTCTTGGCGCTACCGTGATGCAGACGATAAGGATGGGGGTGTCCCGGGGGGTGTTCTCGAACGAGTCGGGTTTAGGTTCTGCTCCCATCGCTGCTGCTGCCGCCAAGACCAAGGAGCCGGTTACCCAAGCGCTTGTGTCGATGACCCAGACATTTATCGATACGATAGTTGTCTGCTCCCTAACCGGATTTGTCATCCTCTCTTCCGGCCTCTGGACCTCGGGGAAAACCGGGGCAGAGCTCTCTGCTATGGCGTTTAATCAGGCACTTCCTCATGGTGTTGGTGCCTTGGTTGTTTCCATTGGTCTTATCCTTTTTGCCTACTCCACCATCCTTGGGTGGAGCTATTACGGAGAGAAGTCGATAGAGTACCTCTTAGGAGAAAGAGCGGTTTATCCCTACCGTTTCATATTCTGCGTCGTAGTGGCTATAGGTGCAGTAGTGAAGTTGGAGCTCGTCTGGAACTTGGCGGATGTGATGAACGCTTTGATGGCGGTACCTAACCTGGTTGGTCTTCTCGGTTTGAGTGGGGTCGTCGCCTATGAGACGAGGCGCTATATTGAAAAGTATAAGATATAGTTAGATGAAAAAAGGAAAAGGGGGGTTAGGACCGGGATTGGTGGTTACCGCTGCCTTCATCGGTCCGGGGACAGTTACCACCTGCACTCTGGCAGGGGCAGGTTTCGGATATGCCCTCCTCTGGACGATGGTCTTCGCCACCGTCACCGCCTTCATCCTCCAGGAGATGAGCGGGAGATTGGGACTTGTCGCCGGAAAGGGGCTCTCTGAGGTGCTGAGGGAGCGTTCGCCCTCTCCAGTAGCAAGATACCTCACCATCTCGTTGGTGGTGTCAGCCATTACCTTCGGTTGTGCTGCCTTCGAGGCGGGAAACATCATCGGAGGTGCACTCGGTCTTTCGGCGATAACCGGGATCCCCCTGCGGTTCTGGGTTTTTCTTATCGCCATTTCTGCCTTTGTGCTCCTTTACCGAGGAAGCTACCTTTTGGTGGAACGTGTTCTCATTCTCCTCGTTTTCACGATGAGCCTCGCCTTCATCGCCACTGCGATCATCGTTAAGCCCGATTTCCTCTCCATAGTCAGGGGAATAGTAATACCTCGTGTTCCTCATCAGTCTCTATATCTCATAGTGGCGCTGATCGGAACCACGGTGGTACCCTACAACCTATTTCTTCATTCCTCGATAGCAAGGGAGAAATGGCAGGGGGCAGAGGAGATACCAGCGATGCGGCGCGATCTTGCTATCTCCATTGTGATCGGAGGTTTGATCTCGATGGCGATAATAATCACCGCCTCCGCCGCTTTCTTCGGCAGGAATGTTGAGATAAGGGGAGCGGGTGATATGGCTAAACAGCTCGCTCCCCTTCTTGGGAGATGGGCTAATCTCTTTTTCGGCATCGGGCTTTTTTCCGCTGGTATCTCCTCCGCCATTACTGCACCCCTTGCTGCTGCTTACGCCACCTCGGGAGCTTTGGGCTGGGAGCAGGGGACGAGGGAAAAGGGCTTCCGCTTCGTCTGGTTTTTCGTCCTTTTAGCTGGTGCTATCGTCTCCCTTACCGGGGTAAAACCCATTCCCGCGATCGTCTTCGCTCAAGCGGCAAACGGCTTTATACTTCCCCTCCTCTCCGTCTTTCTCCTCTTTTCGATGAATGATCGTGCTATCCTTAAGGGTAGAGTGAATAATCTTCTTCTGAACTTGGTGGGTGGGCTTATTGTAGGAATCACCTTTATTATTGCCGGCTTGAACCTCCTTCGGGCGTTTGGCTTTGGGAAATAGGGGGAAATATGTGGATGCGGAGGATATTTATTATCAGCGGAGCGGTTTTTCCCCTCTTTGTTCTTTTGGTGGCGATCGCGGGTGGAAAGGGAAAACTTCCCCTCTATCTCTCTGAATTTGGACTTTTCCTCCTTATTCTTTTCGCAACCTACCTCGTAGGAGGAGAGTTTCTTTCCCGCTTTTTCCCCGAGCTCTCCTTTTCTGCGGGTGAATTACTCCTTTCTGCCATTGGACTTGGGCTTTTGTTCTTCTCTTTCCTTGGTTTTCTCTTGGGGATTTTTGGTCTTCTCTTCCGCCCGGTTCTTATCCTTTTGCTCGTTGTTTCTGTTCTCTATGTTCTAATAAAAGAAAGGGGAAAGGTGTTCGTACCCTTCTCTCAACTCCTCCTTCCGGAGAAGGAGAATCTCTTTTTCGCCTTGATCTTCCTCCTTATGGTAATTGCCAATCTTATCTCTGCTTTCAGCCCGGTGATCTTCTACGATGCTTTAGTCTATCATCTTGGTCTTCCTAAGGAATACCTTGATGCTCATCGGATATTCTACCTCCCCTACAATATGCACGGGAGCCTGCCCCAGGGAGGGGAGATGATCTATCTCTTAGCCTTGATCCTGAAAAGTGGGGTGGTGGGGAAGTTGCTGAATGCCTTTTTCGGGTTCTTCTCTGCCCTTCTCCTTTATTTTATCGGAAGAAAGATCACTTCCTCGGACCGGGGCGGTTTTTTCCCCGCGCTACTTTTTTATTCCCTCCCCCAGATCTTTCTCCTTTCGACATTGGTGAATGTTGATCTCCTATCGTGCTTTGTTCTTCTTCTTTCTCTCTATTTCATCCTCCGTTTCCTCGCCGGGGATAAAAAGGCACTTTTTCTTTCCGCTCTTTTTTCCGGTTTTGCCCTCTCCCTCAAATATCAGAATGTCATCGGGGTTATTATCTTGGTCTTCTTCATCTTTTTACTCAAGAGGGAAAAAAGCTTTCGGAGGTGGAGGGCGGTGATGCTTTTTTTGGGGATTTCAGCGCTCATCCTTTCTCCTTGGTTGGTGAAGAATCTCATCCTTACTGGGAACCCGGTCTATCCCTTCTTCTATTCCCTGTTTGGGGGAAAGGATTGGGGGAAAGAAGAGGCATACTTCTTCTACCAGAGCCTGAGTGGAAGAATCGGAGGCAGTTTCAAGTTTCTTCCCTTCCTTGCCACCTTCTTCGCCCTCCTCTCTCGCTGGGCGCAAATAGGGTTTCACCGGTTTATCATCCCGATTGCGGTTCTCCTCCCCTTTTTCCTCATAAAGAGGGAGCGTAATTTGGCTATCTTCGGCATCTTTGGGGTGGTGGAGCTCCTTTTCTTTTCCCTTCTTTCGGGGAATGTTGCCAATCTTTTCCGCTATGCTCTTTTTGCTTATGCCCTTTTATTCCTCTCCTTTGGTTCTTTCTTTGCCCGGTTTAGGCTTAAGAGGTTGGCGACCGCGGTTCTCATAATATTTGCCACCATAGATACCGGCTGGGGCATCGCCTTTCGCGAAACGCTGACCTCGAGCTACCGTGTGGTCTTCACCTCCCTTCCCCGAAGGGTGTATATAACCCAGTTCGTCCCCTCATATCCTCTAATGGTGAAAGCAGGTGAGTTAGCCAGATCCGGGAAAATCCTCTTTATCGGAGAGACGAGGGCTTTTTATGCTCCGAAAGGAGCGATCGTGCCCTCCGCAAATAACGGACGCTACATTGTAAAGCTCATAGAGGGAGGGAAAGGGATCCCAGAGATAGAGAAAAGGCTGAGGTCGAAGGGGATCCGCTTTATCCTGCTCGATGTCCCTGAGTTGGCGAGGCTGAGAAGGGTCCTTGGTTACCTCAGATTTTCCTCGCCTAATGATGAGAAGCTCTTCTTGGATTATATCCGGACCCGGAAGGCTATAGCCCGATTTAGGGATATATATCTTCTTGAAAGTTAGAAAGGAGGCTTAGATGGACCTTGCCAGACTGAGAAAAGAGTTCCCCGTGGTTGAGGAGTGCATTTACTTCAACAATGCCGCTATGGCACCGGTGCCCCTCTCGGTACGCCAGGCGGTAGCTGAGACCTATGTCGATCGAGAGATTCCGGCTGAGGTGAGGACGGAACGGCGTGAGGGGATGGAGCTGAGGGTGAGGGAGAAGCTCGCCCGGCTGATGAACGCCGAGACCGAGGAGATAACCTACATCACCAATACCTCCGATGGGATAAACATCATCGCTTTAGGGGCGGAGATGGAACGAGGGGATAATGTGGTTATCCCTCACGGAGCCTTCCCCGCCTTGATCTATCCCTGGATGTGGCGGGCAAAGAGAGATGGGATTGAGATCCGTTTCGCTCAGCCAAAGGAGGAATATCGGGTTACCGAGGAGGATATCATCGCCAGGGTTGATGAAAGGACAAAAGTGGTGGCGGTGAGTCATGTCAACTGGATGGATGGCTATCGCCTCGACCTTAAGAAGTTGGGGGAGTTCTGTGAGGAACGGGGCATCCTCTTTGCGGTAAATACTACCCACTCCCTTGGGGCGATGGTTATCGATGTGAAGAGAGAGAAGATAT
The Acidobacteriota bacterium genome window above contains:
- the hslV gene encoding ATP-dependent protease subunit HslV → MKGGGNLAFDGDYRFRGTTILSLRHQGKVVMAGDGQVTFQDTVIKTTARKIRKLFHDKVLAGFAGSSADALALFTRFEGKLEEYRGNLGRAAVELAKDWRTDRTLRRLEALLIVADKDSSYLISGTGDVIEPDDDLLAVGSGGAYALAAAKALLAHTDLPPREIALEAMKIASSICVYTNDNITIEEL
- a CDS encoding NCS2 family permease, producing the protein MLERFFRLKENGTTVSRELTAGATTFMAMCYIIFVQPVILSAAGMDKGAVMVATVLSSAIATLIMGFYANYPIALAPAMGHNFYFAFTVCGAVAMGGYGYSWQVALGAVFVSGVVFIILSFFGFRELIVNIIPPSLKYGIAVGIGLLIAFLGFEWSGLVVDTPGTLVGLGDIKSPPVLLSLFGLGLIFVLYLLRVPGAIILGMIGTALAGLLCGLVHYYGIVAKPPSISSTLFKLDIAGVFRSVDFLSIVFVFFFLDLFDTVGTLVGVSEQAGFLKEGKLPRARQALFSDAVGTVSGALLGTSTVTSYVESAAGVAAGGRTGLANVATAVLMLLSLFFYPVVEMVGGGYEMAKGVTLYPVIAPALIMVGSFMIRGVRKINWDDPTEAFPAFLTMLVMPLTFSITEGIAFGFISLAFLKLITGRGKELHWLIYLFAFLFVLRYILT
- a CDS encoding sodium:alanine symporter family protein, whose amino-acid sequence is MEERLSAIISVIRVWVWGPPMLILLVGTGIYLTLRLRGLQFTKLWHSLWLALVKRKEDTEEAGDISHFQALMTALSATVGTGNIAGVATAITAGGPGALFWMWITGFFGMATKYSEAVLAVKYREVDKFGTMSGGPMYYISKGLNLPWLGAIFAIFASISAFGIGNMVQSNSVADVVEATFGIPFWVTGLILAFATGLVIIGGIKSIGRVTGTLVPIMIIFYFGAALLVVFINWRMIPEIFRLVITKAFTPTAAAGGFLGATVMQTIRMGVSRGVFSNESGLGSAPIAAAAAKTKEPVTQALVSMTQTFIDTIVVCSLTGFVILSSGLWTSGKTGAELSAMAFNQALPHGVGALVVSIGLILFAYSTILGWSYYGEKSIEYLLGERAVYPYRFIFCVVVAIGAVVKLELVWNLADVMNALMAVPNLVGLLGLSGVVAYETRRYIEKYKI
- the hslU gene encoding ATP-dependent protease ATPase subunit HslU, whose translation is MTIPLPGKPLPEDETGVLKVLEGELTPKEIVAELDKYIIGQDKAKKAVAIALRNRLRRKRLPPELAEEVYPKNILMIGPTGVGKTEIARRLARLTRSPFIKVEATKFTEVGYVGRDVESMIRDLTEIAVNMVREEKRKEVREKAEKSAEERLISLLVPPGTGFSPEDEVREREIKEKIREQLRAGFLDDRKVELEVTERSFPSFEIITSSGVEEMGINIKDLLPGFLGGKSKRRRMTVKEAREYLISEEEQKLLDMDEIARLAVKRVENSGIIFIDELDKVAGREKGYGPDVSREGVQRDLLPIVEGTTVTTKYGLVRTDHILFFAAGAFHVTKPSDLIPELQGRFPIRVELDPLGKKEFIRILTEPKNALVKQYTALLATEGVKLVFTDDAVELIAEYAEMVNDRAENIGARRLHTIMEKLLEEISFAGPELAGKEVTIDASYVKKMLEDVVADEDLSRYIL
- a CDS encoding fibronectin type III domain-containing protein, whose amino-acid sequence is MGKRRGVFLFAVFLLSLQLACGKKGNPLPPIIRKPLSPSKLFVKEVGKEVFISFLLPASYTDGASLEVKKVEVYREVLPLPSDNPAKRKAELSRHLKKFKGKRWRLLEGKELKKALLKRRVFLKDTIDLKKEGAVAYLYAVRVVDPKGNKSSFSRPVCLIPRLVAEPPADLSATVEESEIKLAFSPPKKNIDGSSPPLFLGFNIYRREEGGFLYISPRNSKPLAYLPKGWKVSGVIGLSRNEEAGRKILSFITAEGTKALITREIDLSSLKNALSGTISVSFSARVVGEEKVVGSFSFEASPKPKEPFKEERIEFSKDFSSFSFNCKLYKGLSRLMVNITPSRSPNGFRFEIADFKVSYLPEKGKEKLLLSDEIALPERVEFADRSFSFGKTYYYMVRSIYSLGGMIYESPDSEELKVVAKDTFPPPQPQGLTAITGDGTVHLSWQKVEAPDLMGYNLYRKRRGEKDFVRLNEKPILEPMFNDRKVLVGRVYIYFVKAVDRARNESKRSRAVMLTVR
- a CDS encoding glycosyltransferase family 39 protein — encoded protein: MRRIFIISGAVFPLFVLLVAIAGGKGKLPLYLSEFGLFLLILFATYLVGGEFLSRFFPELSFSAGELLLSAIGLGLLFFSFLGFLLGIFGLLFRPVLILLLVVSVLYVLIKERGKVFVPFSQLLLPEKENLFFALIFLLMVIANLISAFSPVIFYDALVYHLGLPKEYLDAHRIFYLPYNMHGSLPQGGEMIYLLALILKSGVVGKLLNAFFGFFSALLLYFIGRKITSSDRGGFFPALLFYSLPQIFLLSTLVNVDLLSCFVLLLSLYFILRFLAGDKKALFLSALFSGFALSLKYQNVIGVIILVFFIFLLKREKSFRRWRAVMLFLGISALILSPWLVKNLILTGNPVYPFFYSLFGGKDWGKEEAYFFYQSLSGRIGGSFKFLPFLATFFALLSRWAQIGFHRFIIPIAVLLPFFLIKRERNLAIFGIFGVVELLFFSLLSGNVANLFRYALFAYALLFLSFGSFFARFRLKRLATAVLIIFATIDTGWGIAFRETLTSSYRVVFTSLPRRVYITQFVPSYPLMVKAGELARSGKILFIGETRAFYAPKGAIVPSANNGRYIVKLIEGGKGIPEIEKRLRSKGIRFILLDVPELARLRRVLGYLRFSSPNDEKLFLDYIRTRKAIARFRDIYLLES
- a CDS encoding aminotransferase class V-fold PLP-dependent enzyme, whose product is MDLARLRKEFPVVEECIYFNNAAMAPVPLSVRQAVAETYVDREIPAEVRTERREGMELRVREKLARLMNAETEEITYITNTSDGINIIALGAEMERGDNVVIPHGAFPALIYPWMWRAKRDGIEIRFAQPKEEYRVTEEDIIARVDERTKVVAVSHVNWMDGYRLDLKKLGEFCEERGILFAVNTTHSLGAMVIDVKREKISALFASAFKWLLAPAGIGVLFVSKDWLSRIKPTYVSYLGMTTEMEDLSYRFEFCPDAERFRTGNINYLGLAGLNRSLDIIFEFGPRKIEERDIALTEMIVEGLEKRGYVIRSARERIHRSSIINFSGRNIPALYDHLLKHKVVVSRRADGIRVSPHFYNSEDEVERMLEIVDGFSS
- a CDS encoding diaminopimelate epimerase; this translates as MKGIEFYKVSGGGNDFIVVDNREGQLPRIFLASIPAICTRRFSLGSDGVILIEHSLDADIKMRFFNPDGSEAKLCGNGIRCLARLAYEEGFVSSRKMKIETTAGIMEAEVSGEMVRVKVQPPAPPSLFLVLDVDGERVEGHYVDVGVPHFVVPVLDLDRAPVVELGRKIRHHKHFAPEGTNVDFVHPEDEHHLHLRIYERGVEEETLSSGTGCLAASCVFAALGKVSSPVSCIPPSGIVNIIDFSYDGRVFRDVFLEGETRIIAKGRLLPDAFLG
- a CDS encoding Nramp family divalent metal transporter; translated protein: MKKGKGGLGPGLVVTAAFIGPGTVTTCTLAGAGFGYALLWTMVFATVTAFILQEMSGRLGLVAGKGLSEVLRERSPSPVARYLTISLVVSAITFGCAAFEAGNIIGGALGLSAITGIPLRFWVFLIAISAFVLLYRGSYLLVERVLILLVFTMSLAFIATAIIVKPDFLSIVRGIVIPRVPHQSLYLIVALIGTTVVPYNLFLHSSIAREKWQGAEEIPAMRRDLAISIVIGGLISMAIIITASAAFFGRNVEIRGAGDMAKQLAPLLGRWANLFFGIGLFSAGISSAITAPLAAAYATSGALGWEQGTREKGFRFVWFFVLLAGAIVSLTGVKPIPAIVFAQAANGFILPLLSVFLLFSMNDRAILKGRVNNLLLNLVGGLIVGITFIIAGLNLLRAFGFGK